The Chrysemys picta bellii isolate R12L10 chromosome 3, ASM1138683v2, whole genome shotgun sequence DNA window CATATTAAAGGTCATACAATGATACATAACTATCAGAGATCCAAGAAAGAGTTatggatgtgaaagtatgcaaaTGTTAATGTGAATATAGTACCACATACTTTTAGGTTGTACCTAGAAACAGACTTCATTGATACATTTGTTTCTGTATGTATCTGCATAGATAAGTGTTAAAATTAAACATTCTCAAGatgttaattttctttcttgaagAAGGAATTACCCAATTTCATACTATGGTAGCAACAGATaaagggattttaaaatgtttaattaatgACTTCTCCCACGTACATTttgcgtatgtctacactgcagttaaacacacATGGCTgccccatgtcagctgacttggacttgtGAGGCTATTTAATTACGGTGTAGAAATTCGAGCTCGGGCTGAAACCTGGGTCTGGGACCCTCCCCGGGGTTCCAGCCCAAACCCGAACATCTAatctgcaattaaacagccctgcaagcctgggtcagctgaaaaggcccagtcatgggtgtttaattgcagtgtagacatacccttcattATATAAAACTTTTAAATTTCTAGTGTTTCCTTTCTAGTAGAGTTTGGGGGATCTCTTATGTTTATATCAAATAAACTTGCTATATTCTCCTTGCAAGGTCCAGTTTTATCTTCCTGTTCAAAGCAGCTGTCGTGTTGCTTGTGTGCCTGCCTTGTACAGTTATTTGTTTTGTTGTGCAACTGTTGATATCCATCAGTTCCAAAGGAATGCACTAATCAGTTTGAGAGCTTTGATAACTTCTGTTAGTTCTCATCTGTGATAGAAGACATCTCATGTGGATAATTGCTTTCCTGTGTATCATCAGCATCTCTGTGCCATATCTGTGCTATATTGTTAATACAGTTTATTAGAATATTCTACTATGGGGTGACTGATTTCTGAAGTATAGCCATAGACTTCATTTCGTTTGTGATGTTAGCTTCCATAGACAGTGTTCCTTCATGAAATTGCAGTTGAAGTGGTAGAAAGTACATAACTATTTGTTAGCTGCATTTTCTTGTGTCAAAGTTTTCATAGACTCTCCTaaattaaagatggaaaaggCTTGTTCCTTGAGGGGACAAGATTTTTCAACAGTGATCAGCACCTTCAgttgggaccagattttcagaagaactcagCACCCTGTTAGACAGCTAAATGAAGCGTCAATTATCTGGCATTGTTCTCAATGGAAGCTGTTGAGTACTTCTGGAAAAACTGGCCACTTAATTTAGATGCCCAATACAGAGCAGAGTTCTTCTGAAAATGTGAACACTTTATTGTAGGTTGGGCTGGTGGTAGAATGGCACAGATTGTCATGTACACTGGAAGAAGAACACTGCTTCATGTTTCACAGAATTATAGCGTTAGTGATTGGAAAAAGCCATCTAGCCAATTTCTTGTTCCTGGCAGTTTTAATTTTCTTCCCTGGTGTTATGTCTAGATGTTTAAATGTCTGTAGGTAGCAGGCTTCCCCCATTTCCTTTGGTAGACTTTCTTTAGTATAGATTTGAGTGGCACGTGTATGTGTTACTTGAAATTAGAACACAGTTCTGTTGTCActttagaaaatgtttaaaaacaaattgccCAAACTCCCTAAATTAATCCTTCTCCTGCTACCTCCATCATCCAAAATACATTAAAGAGACACTATTAATTTGAAATctagttaattttttaaaaatgagttaaaagtagtttcaaatACTATACATGCCCCTGAGATTCCCTGCCAATTTTAGTGATTTTTGttacattttcctattttaaaaatatttttctgttctcTGTAACTTTGCATGTGACTCATACAGAGGAAACTGACTCTACAGGGAAAACTATGAAATTGACTATAAACAAAGTGTTATCAATTGCCTAAAGTAAACAATCTGAAAATATGGTGACTCTTTACTATTTCAGTTACAATGTTCTTAGGTGGTGTTATAATTGTAGATTGCCATATATTTACATTGCGGTAGCACTTGTCAAGATCAGTGCTTCATTTTGCTAGGCATTATACACACACCCTGAAAAGACAATGCCTGCACCAAAGAACAACATTCTCACACTGTAATTTTTAAGCTGCCATTATTTCTTGAAAGAATGTCTCTCATttgtgctgttttgttttgttttttaattcccatttgcaattacatagTACTGTTGAAAGAGACAGATGTTTTATGTGCTCCAATAATGAGCAGGAATTTACCATGCAAACTTTCATTGATGTTAATGGCAACTGTATACATAAATCTTTAGTGAGTGAGAAATGTTTATGTTAACGCCTCCCTTAAAATCTATGCTGTGTGTGAAATAAGTGGGGAAATAACTGGatacaataaaaataatctttaatCTCTCTCTTTCAAGGAAATAGTTCAACAATTAATAGAGAACAGTACAACGTTTCGAGGCAAAACAGAATTTGCCCAAGATAAGTAcataaagaagaagaagaaaaagtaagttAAGTTCACAAAACAGGGAAGTTCAGTAGTTTTCTAACTTGTAGAGCTTTAAGAATATTACTGTGCTTTTAATTACAGATATGAGGCAGTTATTACAATTGTAAAGCCATCTACCCGCATTCTTTCGACAATGTACTATGCAAGGGAACCTGGGAAAATCAagtaagtatattttaaaaagtaaattcttaaagtatgattggaaacatgattttttttaaagttatgaatTAAAAATGATGaattatacatttattttttcctgtcaATACAAAATTtctaaataatgaaaaataattgaGGAACTAATATCCCCTTGGACTGGGTAAAAAAAGTAAAACATCTATATAAGACCAATTGTACCTCTATCTCATCACATAAATcacctcagctgctgctgaacaCATTCTGGTGAGCTGCCAGTTCCCACTTTCTGGTCAGATAGGATTCTGCCTGTGTATTGTGGGTCAGCAGCCAAGAAATGGGGCCACCTAGCAGAAATAAAGAaggaaaaagtaaaataaataaatacttgttttttcaaaatttaaaaaacattattattactTTCCAGAACCtcccaaattttaaaaatgcagttggggttgaaaacaaaccaagccaCATTTGacttaatttaaatatataatggAATAATTACCtattggtgtgtgtgtatgtatgtatatgtgtgtgtgtgtatagttttgttttttgctccCAACCTGGACTTATTCATTGTTTTTTAATCATACAAAGTAGCTATAAGATATTGAGACTGTTGATTAGACTGCTGCTTATTATGTTAGCCATGATTGTTTAATTTTTATCTTTTCTTTCCCGTCCattctttctttcatttattttattcatcTGTTAACTCCTGTCATGTTGTAAGCTCTTTCGGGCTCTAGCTAACTTTCTTATTACATGTATACAGCACTgcgcacaatggggccttgattaaTAATAGGGGCCTGTAGGTTCTACTGCTCCAGAGAGAGGGAAttgaaaatattataaaaataattacagTGTGCATTATTGGGAATAAAATTGCTTTTAAAGACACTTCATGTCCTTACAAAACTGACTCTAAGGTATTTCACAAAATTATACAGGAACTTGCACTCTGACTGGTGCACATTTAGATCGGTGCGTCAGTACATTCACCGTTTCATCTCCTACCCTTCAATACTTCCACTGAACACTCTTTTGTATACTAAATGCCTCACTGTGTCTAACTGCATGTTTGTTTTGTTCTCAGTGTATCTTGATTAACAGACTTAGTTGTATTCTACTGCACTCTGACCCTCAATGTCATTGATCTAGTTCCTGAACAATTCCTTTTTTAACCTGCCTCTTGCTGATGACAGCTTTATGGGCTGATGCACAATGCTTTTAAGTCTAGGCAAAGCTGTTTAGCACTGAAAGTAAAAGAACAATTTCTTTTCTAGCCATTTGCGATATGATACTCTAGCTCAAATGTTGACTTTGGGAAATATCCGAGCTGGCAACAAAATGATTGTGATGGAAACTTGTGCGGGCTTGGTTCTGGGTGCCATAATGGAGCGAATGGGAGGTAAGTAGTACAGCGGCTCTAGTGAAGAACAAAACTGATGCTTGTTTGAAACTGAGACAATAAATGTTTATTTACAGTACTTTACAACACTTTATCTTAGTTTAAAACAATGCTTAATGTTTTGCTTGTATTTTCTGTGgtatttaaagggacagtgtcaaATTGAAAATCACATTTCAGTTTGAAAAGTTTGTACTTAAGGTTACTGCAATTGAAAGAACATAGAAAAATATAttctcttttcattttgtttactttgtacATGTCACAGCACTTTGTCTATAGTCCGTCTCAATGTTGTGTTGATGGTCCATTTCAGTTCCGTCTCATGCATCACTCTCAAAGATGGCTTGGGAGCCCACGTGCAAACTCTCCCTCTTGCAGGACCTGGGGAAAATTACCAATAACAGCAGCAGTAAAACTGCAATTTGAGAGGCAGCAGTGGGCCCCCAAGTGTGTAGGAGATGTTTTTGGGCTTGCCCACCCTGCCAGATTGAAAAAGACCTTTATAAATATCAGCAGGGAAGCCAGGGGGAAAAACCTCCTATTTTATACAATAACTAAAtagcatgtgcagaatttattttCTAAGGGAGTGCTATCAaacttgatttttatttaaaaaattcaacTTGACAGTTTCTTATTAATAAAGTGAAGTGTTAGTAAATGGGACATGTATGTAATGGGCTGTGTGTTTATCATCTGATATGCCCACACCTGGTGTTTGTTGAGGCACAAGTTGCAGCATAATGGCTTAGTACTCAGGGTTCCTGTGTATTAGCTGACAAACACACACCACATTGTTaggtttattttaatgttttgacAGCCTGTTTTTCAATTCCCATAGAGCTGCTAATTTGTCatggcattttttaaataaaaaatcacagAGCAGTCCAGGTAAATGTAGTAGAAGTCATGGGTTGCTAAACTAACTGTGATTGCTccctgattttttatttaaaaagttctcCTCATGCTTTGGAGTGGGCACCGACCACATGTAGCAGCACCACCGTCCGCCCCCAGCTCGCCAACCCTAATCCCACCCCGGTCGCGTGGGaggcctggagagagagagagcctgcccCGTGCTCACCTGGCAGTGGCCGCTCCTGTGGCTCATGTCCCTCAGGGCTAGGCCCggttccctgctctgggcattgaGACCTGGTGCGCAGGGAGGGTTGCAGCGCAATGCAGCTCAGCTTTAGTCCCTCTCATCATGACAGAGGGTCCAGCATGCGAGATTACCATGGTGCTGCGACCCCACGTGCCAAGTTGCAACATCTGAAGCAGGGAGGTGGGCCCAGACCCACTGGACAGGCACCGCTACTGCCAGGTGAGTCATGGCCACAGGAAAAAGATCACTGACCAATGGGAATCACGCTATCCATGACTTTTCTCCCACCATTACAAACCTGCAGCCCTAGCCAGTGACTTTGGAGTAGTAGGGTTACTCTCTGAAGCAGAGGGACGGAGGTAGTAATTCCAAATTAATTATAAACATTTGATAAATGTTTGTCTGTGGTGGAGTAACCTTGATGTTGAAGAGGCTGTATATCTCACTGCATTTTCGAATGTCCTTTAAACTGGGCAGATTATACCTTTCAACCAAACCATTTGATAGatataaacaaaaaaaagtagCCAAAGGAAATTTTCAGTCTTCTTTTAATAGTTTCCAACTTTTTTATAATGCCAATGTCATTAGTGAGTTTCTGCTGCTTACTGATCACATACCATGGGGGAATACAGCTAAACTTAAATTACTCCCGAGgccattctgtgccaaaaaataaattctgcacacaatattttaaaattctgcaaattttgtcaaataaatgtggaggctctaccatggcattggggagcactcTGCATCCTCCCCCCGGGGCTTGTGTAGGTGGGAGGtttctgccccacagtgatttacctctctgccggctgtactgggcacctgaaacatacaGCTGGAGAGGGttgcatgaccgctcttgtggcttcccttttcttccctgtcagaaagtaaCTTTTCTGCTGGGAAGCAAAGAATTCTGTAgaggacataaattctgcacatgcacagtggctcagaattcccccaggagtattaaaTGCTTGCTTAACAAATACCTATGGTCTTAAAGGGGTACATTGTGCCTTCTGAATTGTAACCTATTACCCATTCGGCAGGGCACTCCCCATCTTTCCTGGCAGTCAAAAACTGCTTACACGTTAAGTTTTGCAAAGGTTACATTAACATTAAACAGCTTATTTCTATATATCTAAATTGAGATTTGAATCCAGACCTGCAGTGATGATACTGTCAATAGCATTATGGTAAATCTGGTTAGATAGTGAGCTCCTTGAGGGCACTAGATTCTGTCATTGATTACTTACaaatttgcttttatttattttgtatttaaaggtTATGGATCCGTTATTCAAATGTATCCAGGAGGGGGACCTGTTAGAGCAGCCACAAGTTGTTTTGGATTTCCAGAATCTTTTTTCAACACTCTTTATGAATTCCCTCTCAGCAAAGTGGACAGTCTTGTCTCTGGAACATTTTCTTCTGAGACTTTGCCTTCAGAACCTGAATATAATGTTCCAGTAGAAGAAGAAAGCAATGGGTCACTCGATGAGAAGCAGACTTTGATACAGGAAACAGAAGAGGAATCCAGTACTGAAGCAGTTATGGAGAGCAATGAAACAGAAGAGCAAGAAACAATGGACCTTGCTGCTGAAGATACAGAATATAAAGAGAGcaaagaaaagggaaataaagaaaaTGTAAGAGTGTGTCTTTTACTAGCTTTCCCTGGAGCCATTGTAACTATAGACAAGCAAACTGTATTGTAACTTGGAAAAGATTAACCAAAATGTTAGTGAAACTTTTTAATAGTCCTCAAAGTGCAGTTTTAAACTATATAGTgactgggagggaaaaaaagcaggAGAAAAGTATTTTACAATAATATATTTTGGTTTAAAACCTGTTGTCCCCTGAATCAGGACCATCAAAATAGACTCCCCTTGTATCCATCAAAATGGAGCTTCGGAGCGTTGTATTATTTTGTAAATTAAAGACCACAAAGCTGCATAAAGTAAAACCGTCTTGATGTTTGTGTGAACTCTCTGATGTATCCTTGCCATTTAAAGTGTTATTTCTGTTCTTGTATGCAAAGATTcgggaaaaacaaagaaaacaacaagaaAGGAGGAGAAAATTGGTGGAAACTGCTGCTTTGTTGGAAGAGAAAAATGCTGATGGGTGAGTTTGTTGCAGACCATACTTTTATTCTTAATATAAATATTTGGAAGGACGTAGCTTTTTGCTCTGGAATAAAAGTGAACTATGCTGCTTGAAAACATGCATCAGTTTATATGGAATAGCACAATTACTCAGTGTGTGGTGTCTTATTCATCTTATCCCTCTGCCTTCACTTTCTTAAAAAATGACAACTGCTTCTTAATACTGAAGTATTTGCTAGGAAAAATAGTTTCCCAGAAATGTGTTATGATTCTTGGTGGGGAAGACAATGGGCCACAAAGCAGTGTATTAAGAtatggtctacactatgaaaaaGTTTCAGATTCTCGGTTCTAGAGGTAATAATTCTCACTAAATATCAGTATTCTTTGCAGGAAGGGAGCAGGTATATTTCGGATTTGAAGTTGGTGATTTCAGTTAAAATCGTGGGTTTCAATTGGATAAATTAGATCATCAGTTTGCTAAGTTGTAGCTACTCCATTCAGACAACATCATTTCTCTTCTACATgtgaaacacttttttttcttcatttaatcCGTATTTGTCGGAATTGGTTGCACCAAACTGGTAATTATGTAAAGACTTTGTATAAAAAGGTGATAGCAAATGTGATTCTAGAAACCCAAAGCCAGTACAGTATACATGCTTCCTACAAAAGGCCATTTTTTCATGCTAACCTTTACAAGTGTGAATCTTTAAGTGACTCAGGTTGGGTTAGTTTAATTGTAACTTCACAACACTGATATTCATTTTTTTCATGCTAAAAGCACTTACAGATAAGGAAGACCTAACTCcaaaaaatatttattctgaAGCTTATTTGGTTTCTTTATGCTACTCATACTTACAGAGATCGTACTGAGGATATGTCTGAAATACTTGCAGGTATTTAAAACATCATGATGGAGCAGAAGGGAGTTTGTGTGGTGCATAGTGACTGGTTTGGTTTTATAAAGAAACAACACTTTTTCATGTTTTGCTGTGTAATAAATATTCTAGTGTGTTTTTCACTAGGTGCCATGAGTTGGCTGCCATTACAAAGCACTTGTATTTTTTATGAAGAATCAGATGTAGATAATAATATGTTTCCACTCTTGTTTCTGTTCTAAAACAATCAGAATGACAGAAGGGCAGTAAAAAGAATTTCTTATTTATTTGCTGACAGTGTGATCTACAGTGCCTGCATATGATGCGTTATTAAACAGGCTGAATAGGGCCTTTTACTACTGTCCACCTTGTGCACTTACGAATAAATGTATTTGACTATATATGAGGGTCTGGTGAGGATTAGAGTACCAATTTTTGCTATTGAATTTTTCTGCAGTGAGGAGTACTTACTGTAAACCCTCTTCCATTGCTGAGCATCTTCAGGTATAAGGAGTCACATTTATGGTTACCATCTCTTGTTTCCTTTTGTACTCTTTCCAGACCATATTGGGTTTTTTAGGATTTTTACTTAAAAGGTCATTCAAAATAGTCAATGAAATACAGCTACCATTTCAATcatttgggtatttttttcttcctcctctgacACTTTTATGACAATGGCTGGTAATAACGTGTTATACTTTAGGGACCAGCTTCTTAAGAATTGTCTGGGGGTCACTAGGGAGTGTTTTGGTAGGAGGAAACTGAACATTTCTGGCTTCTGAGAGGCAAACCTGTTCCTGGAATCTTGCATAGAGAGAATTCCAAATGGCTCTTCCAGGGACACATTTCTTCCTTTAGCCTGCCCTGCCTCTACATCCCTCAGGCTGAGAACAGTGAAGTGGATGGTGGCATACCTTGGGGAAGTAGGCTGGGGCAGAAATAATCTGGCATACAATCCAGAGTGGCTCAAGTCATCTTGTTAGTACAGCATGTGAGTGGAAGCAGGCAGGGATCTTGGAACTCTTTCTGCTATCAGTGGGGTATGGTCTTGTCATAGGAAGCAAGGGAGGGCTAGAAAGGTAGAAGTTATCTCACTTTTGAGTTAGAAGGGAAGGACTCAAGGCTTCTTGCTGGAGAAGAAGAAAGATGGGAGTTGGGTAAACTCAGCATCCGTCTTTGGATGAGTTTGCTCTTCTCGGGGGTTGTAATCATAAACTGTGTTCTGGATTTACTTCAAAGTGAATGAATTAATTTTTATTCAGTTCAATTTTTCAGCAATAtgcttctctcctttccccccccccccccccccccagttttttgCTTGTCTGTGATCATAATGCTATGTTTG harbors:
- the TRMT6 gene encoding tRNA (adenine(58)-N(1))-methyltransferase non-catalytic subunit TRM6 isoform X1, whose amino-acid sequence is MEESAKPGLRICEGDCAVLKRDEVFKAVLVLRRRKVIFEKQWFYLDNAIGHIYGTTFEVSSGGSLQPKKKMEETTTETKEAGTDNRNIIDDGKSQKLTHDDIKALKDKGIKGQEIVQQLIENSTTFRGKTEFAQDKYIKKKKKKYEAVITIVKPSTRILSTMYYAREPGKINHLRYDTLAQMLTLGNIRAGNKMIVMETCAGLVLGAIMERMGGYGSVIQMYPGGGPVRAATSCFGFPESFFNTLYEFPLSKVDSLVSGTFSSETLPSEPEYNVPVEEESNGSLDEKQTLIQETEEESSTEAVMESNETEEQETMDLAAEDTEYKESKEKGNKENIREKQRKQQERRRKLVETAALLEEKNADGLIVASRFHPTPLLLSLLEFVAPSRPFVVYCQYKEPLLECYTKLREKGGVINLKLSETWLRNYQVLPDRSHPKLMMSGGGGYLLSGITVTVEKVQSDASSLEAQKIEEPTSKKRKLQELHC
- the TRMT6 gene encoding tRNA (adenine(58)-N(1))-methyltransferase non-catalytic subunit TRM6 isoform X2 yields the protein MEESAKPGLRICEGDCAVLKRDEVFKAVLVLRRRKVIFEKQWFYLDNAIGHIYGTTFEVSSGGSLQPKKKMEETTTETKEAGTDNRNIIDDGKSQKLTHDDIKALKDKGIKGQEIVQQLIENSTTFRGKTEFAQDKYIKKKKKKYEAVITIVKPSTRILSTMYYAREPGKINHLRYDTLAQMLTLGNIRAGNKMIVMETCAGLVLGAIMERMGGYGSVIQMYPGGGPVRAATSCFGFPESFFNTLYEFPLSKVDSLVSGTFSSETLPSEPEYNVPVEEESNGSLDEKQTLIQETEEESSTEAVMESNETEEQETMDLAAEDTEYKESKEKGNKENIREKQRKQQERRRKLVETAALLEEKNADGLIVASRFHPTPLLLSLLEFVAPSRPFVVYCQYKEPLLECYTKLREKGGVINLKLSETWLRNYQCSEDNLNSKGHEGQ